The Nitrospira sp. sequence ACGCATCGAGCGGGCGGTTGGCTTTTGTGTTTTCAGAATCCGTTTGGGGTCATGATGTCCGCTGTATTGCTTGTGCCGCTGCTTCCATTGATCGCCGCGCTTATCGTGGGCGTCGGGAGTGAAGCCACGCGTCACGCTCGTGCAAGAATCGCTGCCTGGCCGTTCGGCGGGGCCTTCTGCGGGGCCATCGCCACGCTGTACGTGGTGGCCACCGAAGGCCCGATTGCGCTTCGACTGTACGATCCGGTCGCCTCCACGGTGCTGGCTGTTCCGATCGGCATCTACGTCGACCGGTTGAGCGCAGTCATGATGGTATTGATCTCCGGCATCGGCACGATCATCTATACCTACTCCGTCGGGTACATGTACCAAGATTTGCACGAGCGCCGGTACCTCGCCTTGATCGGGGTCACCGTGTTTGTCCTCCTCTGCATGGTGTCGAGCGCGAATCTATTGATGCTGTTCATGCTATGGCAGTTGCTGAGTTACCTCCTGTATCTGCTGGTCCACAATCATAGCCATCAAGAAACGTTGAAGAGCGCGTTTCGCACGTTCACGCTCTTGCGGGTCGGTGATGTCGCCTTCTTGGGCGGAACGGTGCTGGCTTACTCGCTGTACGGTACGCTGGAATTTCCTGATCTGTTTGCCGTCGCCGTGCAATCGACGGCGACCGTGTCTCTGTTCCCCGGTGTCGAATTCAACGGCGCGACCGCGGTCACCTTCCTGCTCCTTGTCGGCGGGATGAGTAAGTCAGCCCAGTTTCCACTCCACGGCTGGCTTCCCCGGTATCTCTATGCCCCGACGTCGGTCACTGCGCTCCTGCACGCGGGCATCATCAATGCCGCGGGCTTTCTCATCAACCGCCTGGCTCCGCTCTTCGGGATGAGCTCGACCACTCTGCACATCGCCCTCGTGATCGGGACACTGACGGCCATCCTCGGCGCGACGATGATGTTGGTGCAAAACGACATTAAGAACATGCTCGGCTTTTCGACGATCGGCCAGATGGGCTACATGATCATGGAATGCGGTCTCGGGGCCTTTTCGCTCGCAGTCTTTCACTTGATCGCCCACGGTCTGTTCAAAGCGACGGTGTTCTTGTACAGCGGGAATGTCATTCACAAGGCGAGACAGGAACCGATCCTCCCCCATCCAAAACGCGAGACCGAAGAAGAAAGTTACTCGCCCCTGACCTGGATGACAGGATTTCTCACGACCCTGCTGATTCCCTTACTCATCTTGCTGGCGACTCACGGCGTACTACAGATCCCGCTGTTGGAATCTCAGGGGACCGTCATTTTTCTCTTTTTCATTTGGATCACGTCTTCGCAAGCGATCCTGACGCTGACGCGGTTGCGTGCCGTTGCCTCCTGGAAAGTCTCTGC is a genomic window containing:
- a CDS encoding NADH-quinone oxidoreductase subunit L; amino-acid sequence: MSAVLLVPLLPLIAALIVGVGSEATRHARARIAAWPFGGAFCGAIATLYVVATEGPIALRLYDPVASTVLAVPIGIYVDRLSAVMMVLISGIGTIIYTYSVGYMYQDLHERRYLALIGVTVFVLLCMVSSANLLMLFMLWQLLSYLLYLLVHNHSHQETLKSAFRTFTLLRVGDVAFLGGTVLAYSLYGTLEFPDLFAVAVQSTATVSLFPGVEFNGATAVTFLLLVGGMSKSAQFPLHGWLPRYLYAPTSVTALLHAGIINAAGFLINRLAPLFGMSSTTLHIALVIGTLTAILGATMMLVQNDIKNMLGFSTIGQMGYMIMECGLGAFSLAVFHLIAHGLFKATVFLYSGNVIHKARQEPILPHPKRETEEESYSPLTWMTGFLTTLLIPLLILLATHGVLQIPLLESQGTVIFLFFIWITSSQAILTLTRLRAVASWKVSAAMLVTLLFIVFVYLFAVESFTAFLYPNPEEVASYFKAADLPDWLFDLLLVVSTLVTIGGWIYLYMRAHGRTVWIPSWISGVRIRLYVLFLNRLYVDAVLHRVGHTLTSAIQRLDKRAQERSL